One Aegilops tauschii subsp. strangulata cultivar AL8/78 chromosome 7, Aet v6.0, whole genome shotgun sequence genomic window carries:
- the LOC141026951 gene encoding uncharacterized protein gives MECVEDTHLVEHPVYFVSTVPRDALTRYLMQQKLLLALLVASRKLRHYFRGHPIKVGSAYLLEKVLHSPNAAGRVAEWSIELQAFQLEFCTTRVIKGAALVNFVAQWTDTSKEERHEDKSLLPGDEAPDSWAMHFDGAFSRHGVGVGVMLVSLPMTSFATPSSCVFSMARRRLTIKGDSQLLVNFSNKKYKPKDEHMAAYLEEVRKLKKHFLGIELQHIPRGANKESADIARWVSRREPQDPGVFEERLFTPSAAPAHNAMLLYEECNTLGVVLQ, from the exons ATGGAGTGCGTGGAGGACACACACCTCGTCGAGCACCctgtgtacttcgtcagcacggtccCGAGGGATGCGCTCACACGCTACCTGATGCAGCAGAAGCTCCTCCTGGCGCTTTTGGTTGCTTCCCGGAAGTTGCGCCACTACTTTCGGGGGCATCCCATCAAGGTCGGCTCTGCTTACCTCCTGGAGAAGGTTTTGCACAGCCCCAACGCCGCAGGCCGAGTCGCTGAGTGGAGCAttgagctgcaagcattccagttggaatTCTGCACCACCAGGGTTATCAAGGGGGCGGCCCTCGTCAACTTCGTGGCGCAATGGACAGACACCAGCAAGGAGGAGCGTCATGAAGACAAGTCCCTGCTGCCCGGAGATGAGGCGCCGGACAGTTGGGCCATGCACTTCGATGGCGCCTTCTCCAGGCATGGCGTGGGGGTTGGGGTCATGCTCGTCTCCCTGCCAATGACAAGCTTCGCTACGCCGTCCAGCTGCGTTTTCAgcatggcgagaag gcgcctcaccatcaagggcgattcTCAGCTCTtggtcaacttctccaacaagaaATACAAGCCCAAGGACGAGCACATGGCGGCATACCTAGAAGAGGTACGTAAGCTCAAGAAGCATTTTCTGGGTATTGAACTACAGCATAtcccccgcggcgccaacaaagAGTCCGCCGACATCGCCAGGTGGGTGTCACGCCGCGAGCCCCAGGACCCCGGCGTCTTCGAGGAAAGGCTCTTCACGCCATCGGCCGCCCCCGCCCACAATGCCATGCTGCTCTACGAGGAGTGTAACACCCTGGGTGTTGTGCTACAGTAA